TGAATACCATATCTGTATTTTGTGTATAGATAGTTAGCTAGTAGGTTAAGTAGGACAGGAAGTTAAATAATTCTAATTATGTATTTTAACCATGTATTGTTATCACTTCAGCGCCTGCGAATACTATACACAAAAATCCTTGGTGTCCTGCAGACCATTCCCAAAGATGCAGCATATAGAAAATACACTGAGCAGATTGTGAATCAGCGATTTAATTTGGTGCAAACGGTAAGTACAGTGATGTTTCACAAATGTTACACATGAAAAGATTTTTAGGATGAGAAGAATCATTTTCAAAATGACTGGCTGTTTTTCAGGAGTATATGTAACTTTCAGGTATCAATTCGGAAATAACTGAAGTCTTgaggtttatttttgttattgacTGGAATATTCTGATGGTGTATTAAAAAGAATTGTTAATttcttgctgatgttttctgtgaaaattagaagaaaacatAGGGTTGTTTTTCAAGATTTGTAGAACAGTGGTAATTTCCATATGCTTGCACAAAAAATGCGTGTGTCTTGGCACGGTCCTTGcctttgacattttaaaacactttttggTATATTAAACCATGCGATAGTGGTATTGTCTATTTAAGGTGATAATTGGAAGGTTGCATATCACTTTATAAAAAGCTAAGATTAAAATTTTCTTTCGAGATACATACTGAAGCCTGTAGCTGCTAAGGCTTCTTTGTATGTCATTAAATAGTACTCATTTTTTGTGTTTATCATTGAGagtttgatgtttgtttttcagtaagaaaagtGTGTGAGATTTCTTTGATaatgtaaaacaacaaaaaccatcTAATTTGATGGTAGTTTTGAGGAAGACGAGAGTGTGTTCTGgttaaattactgttttcatgCTTTATCTAGACTTTTTACTTCTCAGTAAaactaaatatgtatttatatatatttcaataCACAGGAGACTGATGTGCAAAAACTACAGGACAAACTGAATAGCGGTCACATAGAAGAAGTCATTGTACAGGTAAAGTGGGCAAATTTAACATTAGGTACAAAAGGGAGTAGTGGTTTTCAGTGTTCCTTTGGCTGAGCTTCTGTTCAGAAAATTGGCAGTTTTCCGTATCTTCCTTTGgtgcaaaacaagcaaacagaaaaaaaaaaaatctgaacgtGAATTGTCATGTAGTGGTTGGGGTGACCATGCTAAAACCTAACACAATTACTGCTTACATATATACTATGTATACCAACACTGCTTCTTACAGAGTCTAAATCAGTGCACAGGGCAAATGATGGAATAATATTGGGAAATAATCCAAATAGAGTGGAAAATGCCATGAAGTTGTTATTGCGAATGACTAGGTGTTTGAATATTTGGAGGTGAttcagtatgttttttaaaaacaaaaccccaaactctcaAAACGCGCTGTTCCTTTTGGTATTTATAGATGCAATTTGTGATAGTCCCTGACTGTGATAGGTAGTGACGTCACTGAGATAATGAACTGAAATAGAAGTAATTTAGTACTTTGGCAATTGTATAGAATTTAAGAATTTGTGTATGGTGTTTATTAACAGGCTGAAAATGAGCTTTCCCTGGCAAGAAAAATGATACAGTGGAAACCATGGGAGCCTCTAGTTGAAGAACCTCCTTCTGACCAGTGGAGATGGCCGATATAATTTTCAAAAGGGTATATCCTCttgaaagtcaaaaaaaaaagttaattattaaTCTGTTGTTACTGACTGTTGTCTTTAAATTAAAGATTACAACtcgataaaaatatattttgtcataATGTCCACTTATATTTAGCAATCTAAAGACTGCTTCCACTTTCTTGCAAAAATGGTTTTAAGAAAATTCTTCTCAGCTGTTGTACAATTCTTGGTTTATTTCGTTTGTGATTTATTATTAACAGGGTATTTGTGCCTCATTCTGAGTTATTTTATAATCTGTATTTGCGTGTTAACAAATACAGATATAGGCCATTTGAAATCAAAATCAAAGTCGTATAAAAATATGATCCCGCCGTTCTCTCCCACCTTTGGTGGTGTGCTTTTGCCAGCCGCTGCCGGTGTCTTTATGACCACACAGATACTGAGATCAGGGGTCTGAGGTCATGAAAACTAGGCTTacaaaaaataagtgttttagaTTTCGTGTGAATCTCTGTCTTAAACTGGCTGACTTTGCTGCCCACATAAACATGAACTCTGACGCGGGGGGAAGCACTGGAAGAGCCAAGATCAGAAGGgtgagggggagaaggaaggactGTCCCTTCAGATGACAGCGGGAGCAGGTTTCTTGGTTACCATACTTAGCATAACACATGCGGCACAAGCTGTAGTACTGGGGTCTTACAAAGGCTTTGTATGTAaacatgtatatttatatattactgattcagaccttgaattttacttagtaatatgaaaaaaaatggtaGATCTTTCTGGACACATCTGGCTAGGTTCTTTCAAGCATTTAAATGGAAACAGTGCCTGCCTcttctgaaaacttctgtttaCAGATTTAAGCTTATAGGCCCAAATTAAAATATCCAAACTAGATCTAAGGATACTGCGAGTTTCCCTTTACTCACATTTTTTCCGTACATTTTCTTCATGAAGTTCTTGGAAGGTTAAAGAACGTAGCTGTATGACAAAAATCTGGTTTGTTAAATGTTGATAAGAGTGCCACTGCACTACATTACCTTACATACTTTGTCATAGCTGTAAGTCGTAGTCCTTAGGCTTGTTAAGTTTACCTGTGACATCATTATTATTAATGATTAATGACATCTTTATTCATACAATCAAGGTATTAAGGCAGtaggacagaagagaaaaactagTAAGTATAGCTAATGTACTGACTCTAACGACTACTTTCACTGCGGTTTTTCGCTTTTTTTTCAACGATTATTACTATAGTTACAGAAATGTCGACATTTTGAAAATTGAAAgagcagaaaatgttttgcttcGTTGTTTGGTTTCGAAGTCTCTTTCAGTCTTGAAAAAGGTATAAGCTGGTCTCTTCAGAGAGAAAACCACTAGATGGCATTCCAGAAGAGAACTTTGCTAAAGTTAACAAACGCAGGTTTGTCAGAATATGGTGAGAGCTATTGGAattttttctactctttcttaACTGAGACACTGGCTGAACTCTTTTTGCTCAGTTATTTTCCCCACTTCTAAAGCTGTATTTATGTGACTTAAAATAACTGTCCCAGAAGCTCATGAGCTGTGTTACAGGGGAGAGGAGGTCTTGTTCTCTTGGCCCATTGCTGTTATCTGGCCTTGTAAAACTGAGTTTCAGCACTCAGCGTTTTCTGTTCCCCAAGTGCACAAATACCTCCTCAATGCAGACCCTAGTATGAGTTGTTTACTACcttgaggggattttttttttttaaggctatatttcttaatttgtgatctcagtgatttttttttatctaaagtGTTTCTTTCACGTGACTGAAAAATAGGATAATTTCCTAAATCTCTTTATCCAAAACACTAGATTAGCCTTCACAAATGCTTTAATTTAAGAATCAATTAACTTGAGTCGTAAAAAGGTTCTACTGAGTCATTAATAaggatttttcagctttctgagcTGTTTATCAAATTCTTAGAACGtgttatgatttattttcattattatatcATTGGTTAAATTTGATTTCATTATCTTAGCATAAATAAATCTGTGTTACGTAAGATTGCTAATTAATTAGTATTATGTTGTAGCATCAACTTTAAATAGCAGTTATTGAGAccaaagggaggaaagaaaatggattGCAGTTTTGAGATGTAATGGTGTATGTCTTTTGTACAGTGTTTTGTAGTTCATGTCATCCTTGTTCCttgctaatttaaaaatacatctttgccaaaaagagaaacagtaatttttacCTGTGATTAACTCTGTAACTATACATCTGATACTTAAATCCACAGTGTAGCAACAAAACAGCACACGCATATTTtataggaaagagaaaatgtataTTAGGAGTACTATgttgcaaataatttattttaagatgaATATGCTAGCACGGCATAAATTGGAGACTGATGATTTTGTCTGGTTTTTCTGCATTAACTGTGTTGGAAATACAAGATTATGCAAAAGATTTTATCATTATTTCCTGTAATAAGGTAAATCACTGCAAGCCTTAGAGTTGACAAACTTTAGATCTTTAAAACACTTTTGAGGTAGTCTGATTGAAGTCGTTATGGGGGTGAAAATCACCCTTTCTGCAAGAAGGGGCAAAGCCTGTTAAAccagaaaagcagctttcagaCTGCAGTGCTGAAGGCTTTGTTACTCCTGTCCTGCGATCTGTGCCGCTTCACCTGCTTTGAGTGAGTGGATTCTAAACAGGGTACTGTTTTCACCTGACATAATTTCTGATTGTGTTCAAAGGGAGATGAGTGAAagttcgattttttttttttatttttttttatttacagcgGATGTGCTgttccattaggaaaaaaaatgaaaaatcatcttACAAACTGAAAGTGAGTTTGAATGTTTAATCAGGTTGACTATGTAATAGTGACAAAGTGACACAAAATCCCATAGTTTCTATGGATTTACTACTGGTCCTATTCTACCCTGAGTTGAAGTTCAATccaggttttggaaaaaaaagggcattAACAGCAGTAATGGGGAATTTCTGTCCTCCTTTTGTGGTGTCggggtttaaccccagctggcaactagaacTAGAACCAGGTCCACGTTCAAATGCTCAACTGTGAAACTTGGTAACAGCGATGGTGACATACTGTTACTGGGTATGGATATCATTTCAATGCCTGATGAAATAcagcgccttttttttttttttttttgggattcTCCCAGGGTTGTGACACAGAATTGTGTTATGTCACATCTGAAATAGTTGTGTGAAGTCAGTGTAGTCTCAGTTTTCCTGTAGTGGGCTGAAACATGTGGGTTGTCTCAGAAATCACACCAGGAAATTCGGTTTCATGTGTCTTTAATTGCGGTAAAAGCTTTTTCGTGAGCTCATCTTCACCTTGCTATGGGTCAGAGGACAAGACGCACAATGGCCGGGTCCCAGGCCGGTGTCTACCTGGAGGAAACAGTAAGGCCAAGTTTCTGCAAGCGTTTCCGTTCACCGCGGTGGGGTAAAATGCAGCCGGGGAGGTCGCTCGCCTTTTGTCCTTTCACACCTTTTGCCccaaaaatggcttttctcctcccGGGGGGTGTCCTCTCCCGCCGGTGCGCATGCGCGCGGGCCCCGGCCCTCCCCAGTTGCTATAGCTACCGCGCGCGCCACCGGGGACCGGCGCGGGCGGCCCGGCGGGAGACGTGAGGGGAAACCAACGGACGCGGGGACCGGGCCGAAGAGAACCCAACCCGGCCCCGCATCGCGGCTGCAGCCCGCccgtccccgccgcgccccgcgcccaGGGCGGCTGCCCCGGGCGGGCGTCGGGAGGCGCGGAGCCGCGGGGAGCGGCCCAACCGGCCCCGGGTGGCGGTGGGTGCCCGCCCGCGTGGGCGCTCGGTAGGGAGTTACCCCGTTGCCTGGCGACTGCTGGGTGCTTCTTCTCCcttgtgttgggtttgggttttttcctcattaataCAGGATTTGGATTCTTGCAGCCCATGTCGTTTCAGTGACAGCACAGAAAACCTTAAAGTTGTTCAGCCTCTGGGTAATACTCCTCTGTAAAATCTATATAAAGATCTCTCTATAAATCTATATAAAAATCTATATActtatctatataaatatatatatatattctttatatCCACATAAGAGTTATGCTGACTGCCTGCTCACAATGTCatgcagtattattatttttaaagaccaACGAGAAGATGTTAAATGTTTTGCTGTTAGCGGAAGCGAAGCCCTCGTGCTATTCCAAATAGGCTATTTGTGAAGAGATAGAGGAAAAGCTTTTCAGGATATTAAGTCACCTGTATGTTGTGTAGTAGAAATGTCCTAGTTTGCAATTTTAAATAGATACTGTGATTATTCTTGCAGAAAGGTTAAAACATGCAACTGATACCTTAGGAAATGGAAGATACATCGGATAGTTGCTTTGAAGTTGTTAAAATGGAAAGGTCAGGTGCAGAGCAGCCATCTGCACCCTCACAACCAAGAGCAGTCAGAGAGGCCAAGGGTGGGGACCCAGCCGAGAAGCCTCTGCTTTCAGGAGCTACAGGCACTGCGCAGTCAGAGGAGGGCTGCGAGCAGCAGTCGGCTCTGGAGGAACAGGAACAGCCAAGTTTAGCACGGTGGGAATTACCCAGAGAAGGACTAGCCACTGAAGAAGGGATCGGAAATAACGAGCAAGATGTATTTGAGCCAGATGCCCCATTGAGCACATCACCTGAGAGCACATCTCCTGTTACCAATGAGAATTATTCTACTTTACTTGAATTGAGAAattcagaaagggaagaaaaaatatctcaaaattcAGTACAATCTGCAAATACAGCAAGTGGGTCAGTAACAGGTaaagaagttattaaaatgtTGGACATTAAGGCTTTAAAGacttatgtttttttccttcaacttgATTATGGCTTCTTGCACCCCCTGCCCTTATTCTGTCCATGTTTGCTGGATTTTGATCTCAAAGTGACTTTTTAAATTCTCATATAAAACGTTCTTGAAAAGGTGAGTAATGTATTCTTTTTCTCAATTTGCAGTAGCAATTTGTAGGCTAATATGGCGTTTTATAGTGATCTTCGTTTCCAGAAATATGTGTGAGCACGTATACGTGTTTTGCACAcatatttgaaaaacagcagtgcaTAATTCACATGAGTACATGGGCTACTGACATTTAGACTGGACCATAGCAATCACCttacttttaaattttactttttacaCTTTACTTTTAAATTCCCCTGTAACTTACATGCCACCCTTCCGTTATCCATGCCTTTCTTCTGCAGTCCCTGAGACACTCCATCGTTTCCTGCACTCGTTCCTCTCTGTTTTGGGTGTCCTGTGTTACTTCCCCTTCCCAGTTCAGCACCCCATTTTCTTAGGTCTTCAGAGTGGAAGGCAGCACATCCTGCTCGGCAGGTGAGCACAGTGAGCGACTCTTCGGAGTATGGATCTGCTGACTGCCTTCCTCTTGGCTGGGCTGCATTTGGATGCTCTCATTTTGAGTAGCTGGCCATCACTTCCTAGAAAGTGCACTGTACCAAAGCCAGATAGACTCTTATCTCTAAatcaaaaagaattaatttctggAACTTCGAGTTAAGTAGATCTCATTCAGAATATAGTCTTTGAATAAACACCACAACGTCAAATATTGTGTGCAAGACGAATGATTCAGCCAGTGCACGCTTAGATCTGGTCTAAATCGGAGCAGGCTTAGGTAAGAACTTTCAATGAAAGTTCACTGTATAAATGGGTAACTTTGATTTAAAATTATGCATTTGCAAATAATTACATTTACTtactgtaacttttaaaaaattgtaatacAAATGACTTTATGTGGTGGCAGTATTACATTAGATATCTCTTTAAAAAGTGTATGGTAATACTGTTTCATCTTTCAAGTAGACTGTCTTTCCAGATCAAAAATCTACGATTATTCTGCAGTGTTTCAATAAAATCATGTCAGGATAAACTCAAAAgagttatttgtttgtttgttttgagaagcTTATCaggaattaattttgatttttaggAAGCATGACTGAGGATAATGAAACTTCTAGGAGGACTAGGGCTAACTTTGAGGACGCTATCCGGCCTGTGAAGTTATATCTTCATCAGGAACATTTTCCTGCAGAAGCAGTTCAACAGGATTACCACATGCCTGATGTCATAACTGTCAGAGTACAAACAGGTAAATGCTGTTTTTACATGCATATCAATATATGATTGTGCTCTAATCTCAATCTGTTACTACAATAAACCATATTTCTATCTTGGAACTTCGATTTTGACAGATTCTGATTCATTCCAAGATGTAGTTGTGACAATCGAAAGACCTACCTATCATAAACCATTTCTGGGTGGATTTAAGAATCAGATAACAGGAGTGGAATTTCATAATGCAGGATCACAAACGATACCCAAGAAACGACCTGACAGAGGAATTCAGTTACTTTGTAGAGAAACACAGGTAATGGCTTTGTACTGTCGTCTTAGAATGTTGTTTTTGCCACATGGAATAGAATGTTCATACAATTATTTCCAATAGGAATGAGGAAATAGATGAGAAATAACTGTGCAGTTGGAAGTATTTAGTGAATGAATATCATTAGTCTTGCGATTTTTGTTACAAATAGCTCATTTTGCCACTTATTgtaatgagggaaaaaaatttctgtatattttgatATAATCAGACATGCATTTTTCCCCAGacagtttttgaaaaaaataaggcaCAACAAACAAGAAATACAACATCAACACAGATGACTAAAATTGGCCTGTATGTGTCAAACATGACTGACAAACTAATAAGTCCTGGAAAGTATCTTACAGCAGAAGAATACCATAAACGTAGACTTGAAGCAGTAAGTTCTTACCTGTTTGAAACTATCTGTAAAGCAAAGTATTACGAAGGTTATGTGAATATTTAATGAGTGTTCAGAGTGTTCAAAGAGTGAATTTTAAAGTGAGCTGCAAAATATGAGCTTAATCTTCACATTTTGCAATCTTTCAGATATGGGGGAAGTGTgtgtttgctctgtgtttttagCCACATTTGAGACCTTGCAATTTCTTAAATGTTGAGCATTCTGAATTTACTGTTTTCTATCTTACAGTGACAATTAAGCTTCCATATAGAACATTGGGGATTAAAAGAGGCTTGTCCCTCTAGCATTCTCATGATCTTTTTGGAAGGAACTAAGCTACATGCTTAATGATTGACCTCAAATGGATGGAGTATGGGGTTAGAATTTTGGAGACCTGCATTTGACTTTCgggttttgtgttttctgggggtgtttgtttgtttgtttgttttaagagacTTGATAGGTTACCTTTGGCAAACCAATCTGTTTTGGATTGTGTTCAAGTTGCCTGCTTTGTCATTATGGTAGAACCTGTCTGTTCAAACACACACAATGGGTCTGTGGGGTTTTCTGGTGTGCTGGGTTGCCTCATGCAGGCAATTCTAATGACAGATTCTGTATATTCATTGTGCAGAGGATGCCATTTAGGCATTCCAAATTCCTTTTTGAAAACCACATGTTCAGTGGCTGCACGTCTAACTTAAGTATGCCAAACACCATGTTAGGTGGGGCACTGCTTTGTAAATGCTCTAGTTGTTAATTTGATTCCTTAAAATAGTCTGACTGTAACTAAATGGAGAAACAGTTGATTCCCCAAGTGTCTAAGTAGGATAATTGTATTAACATGGTTGGCAAGATGCTTTGAAATCTTCAGGATAGAAGCTGTCTGTAAGAACTTCTTATTTGGTCAGTATCAGCTGACGGCAATAAGCATTTTGTAGAAGTGAAAGCCAAATAGTTAACTGACTACCAGCATCTTTTACTGTGATCATTAGTGCCACCTATTGAAATCAGTAATGTATCTATAGGTAATCTATAATGCACAGTGAAGAGACATCAGTTTGGTGTTGGTTCAAGTTGATGGATTTGCGTGGTGCAGTGTAGTTCCATGTTGAAATACTAGCTGAAGAGAAATTCAAGAGAAATGTTAGGTTCACGTTACCTCCAGAGACAGTATAACTGTATTAGTGTGGATTTGTGCTTGATAGCCTTCAACACTGAACAATGCTTATTAGCTCGTGGTATTGACCTGGCTAAACTGCTTACGGTGGAAGTGTTAActcagctggcagcagctcaggctTGTGCGTTGTGCACCCTTAGCATATTACAGACATTTCCCTAGTCTTTAACAACCACAGCTTTGGAAggtggattttttatttttcttttttaatttctgtcataACAGCATTGGTAACTTCACTTTCATTATTTGTTTACAAATAAAGTGCAGTtgattttgtgtgtatgtgtgttgatTTTTGCATTTAGACGTGTATttgcaaaatttcttttaaatttctaaatTCCCAATCTAGACAATATATAAGTGGATAGTAAAATGAGGATCTCTGCCCacaaagctgaagagaaaagaataaaaacagtACCTGGCAAAAGGTGTTTTTTAAGGAgagatttgaaaaagaaaaatgtattttgtaattgCAGTTTATGCTTTAACTTGATTATTTGAACCTCTCTTCTCCACTGTACTCACTGATTAAAGTCCTGCAGTTACTTAAATAAATCAGCATGCTAGTGTTTTGACTAATAGTACATGACTGGTTTTGTCATGTACAatgtcaaatatttaaattagtttGAGTACAAGACAAATCTTAGAAAATGTAGTTAAATAGCtagaaaaaataatagttaagaaaaaaaatgctgtattgtTTTAAATTCATGATTCTTTGGTATTGTATCACATATAGGTTATAGTATT
Above is a window of Larus michahellis chromosome 1, bLarMic1.1, whole genome shotgun sequence DNA encoding:
- the NDUFA5 gene encoding NADH dehydrogenase [ubiquinone] 1 alpha subcomplex subunit 5 codes for the protein MAGALRKTTGLVGLAVAENPHERLRILYTKILGVLQTIPKDAAYRKYTEQIVNQRFNLVQTETDVQKLQDKLNSGHIEEVIVQAENELSLARKMIQWKPWEPLVEEPPSDQWRWPI